In the Larimichthys crocea isolate SSNF chromosome XXI, L_crocea_2.0, whole genome shotgun sequence genome, one interval contains:
- the mtss1la gene encoding MTSS I-BAR domain containing 2a isoform X4 encodes MVYIDPLRDDRYLPPPKAHQHLSNSYLLPIHLSSLTSLSLFLSISSSPPLFLLHLPFTRNQQAQPPLRLQKPASLSASATLLQRLVMHAFRRFFGHTHTRTELHTYTRCAVHFIHCYLQFKETRGLYLTAALRFDVDYSWILSTLTQTCLSVPQFGSCSSFGTFRPAFSHTGTIRPLSVILPASPTFNHSPGSNTPSPTSKIPSWKDWAKSSSCEPSLASTLHRRRESVDKMRELEAPPSPLGYSVMQADDPHRARIGPGTIAAKHGEPLSPAASTLAMVLTRGLSMEQQKSSRDSLQYSSGYSTQTNTPSCSEDTIPSQGSDYECYSLNGDADSEGQADFDKSSTIPRHSNIAQSYRRMIQTKRPASTAGLPAGKTLQGTPNGAGGSSSGAITSGTATIRRTPSSKTGVRRTPSTSGPIPIRPPIVPVKTPTVPDSPGYASPSQYRMGSEEFIYGDDPSSSDYMRGSPKRMSLPDNAWGCGGGGGADRTVYAQQAPSMVSHSAEEDPLLAANRHSLVEKIGELAASAHALGEGHFPFRSSLPGDQALCAPQEPSPMAQEDMDMLVSIRRGVKLRKAVTDDRSAPRILR; translated from the exons ATGGTGTATATAGATCCCCTCCGAGACGACAGATACCTCCCTCCTCCTAAAGCTCATCAACACCTCTCCAACTCTTACCTTCTTCCTATCCATCTCTcatctctcacctctctctctctctttctctccatttccTCTTCCCCTCCACTATTTTTACTTCATCTTCCCTTTACCAGAAATCAACAAGCTCAGCCTCCTCTGAGGCTTCAGAAACCTGCCAGTCTGTCAGCGAGTGCAACTCTCCTACAGCGGTTAGTAATGCATGCATTTAGACGCTtttttggacacacacacacacgcacagaattgcacacatacacacgatGTGCTGtgcattttattcattgttatcTACAGTTTAAAGAGACTCGTGGGCTCTACTTGACAGCCGCACTGCGGTTTGACGTGGACTATTCGTGGATATTGAGCACTCTGACTCAGACTTGTCTGTCCGTTCCGCAGTTTGGCTCATGCTCATCCTTCGGTACCTTTCGCCCTGCTTTCTCTCACACTGGCACCATCAGGCCTCTCTCTGTCATACTTCCTGCGTCCCCCACATTTAACCACTCCCCTGGATCCAACACCCCCTCACCCACATCAAAGATTCCTAGCTGGAAG GACTGGGCCAAATCGAGTTCCTGTGAGCCCTCGTTGGCTAGCACTCTGCACCGTAGGAGGGAGTCTGTGGATAAGATGAGAGAACTTGAAGCTCCACCCAGTCCACTGGGGTATTCTGTGATGCAAGCAGATGATCCCCACCGAGCTAGAATTGGTCCAGGAACTATTGCAGCCAAG CATGGCGAGCCGCTCTCTCCAGCAGCCAGTACTCTAGCTATGGTTCTGACCAGAGGCTTGAGTATGGAGCAGCAAAAGAGCAGCAGGGACTCACTGCAGTACTCCAGTGGCTACAGCACACAGACCAACACCCCCTCTTGCTCTGAGGACACTATACCCTCACAAG GTTCTGATTATGAATGCTACTCGCTCAATGGAGATGCTGACAGTGAAGGACAGGCCGACTTTGACAAGTCCTCCACTATCCCACGACACAGTAACATCGCTCAGAGCTATCGCCGTATGATCCAAACAAAGAGGCCTGCCAGCACAGCAGGTCTGCCTGCAGGTAAGACCCTGCAGGGAACTCCAAATGGAGCAGGGGGGAGCAGCTCTGGAGCAATCACCTCTGGGACAGCCACCATTCGCCGAACACCGTCCTCCAAAACTGGAGTTAGACGCACGCCCTCTACGTCCGGCCCCATTCCCATCCGGCCCCCTATTGTGCCAGTTAAGACCCCAACAGTGCCAGATTCCCCGGGGTATGCCAGCCCTTCGCAGTATCGCATGGGCAGCGAGGAGTTTATATATGGTGACGACCCATCTAGTAGTGACTACATGAGGGGTTCTCCAAAGCGGATGAGCCTCCCTGACAATGCTTGgggctgtggaggaggaggaggggcggaCAGGACTGTGTATGCCCAGCAGGCCCCCAGCATGGTATCCCACAGCGCTGAGGAGGACCCTCTGCTCGCTGCCAACCGTCATAGCCTGGTGGAGAAGATAGGGGAGTTGGCAGCCAGCGCCCACGCCCTCGGTGAGGGTCATTTCCCCTTCCGAAGCTCACTGCCAGGGGATCAGGCTCTGTGTGCGCCCCAGGAGCCGTCCCCTATGGCCCAGGAGGACATGGATATGCTGGTGTCAATACGTCGGGGGGTAAAGCTCCGCAAGGCGGTGACTGACGACAGGTCGGCTCCCAGGATTCTGCGGTAG
- the mtss1la gene encoding MTSS I-BAR domain containing 2a isoform X1 yields the protein MESVEKECGALGGLFQAIVNDMKSSYPVWEDFSAKATKLHSQLRTTILAAVAFLDAFQKVADMATNSRGATRDVGSALTRMCMRHRSIEAKLRHFTNALMEGLVTPLQDRIEEWKKTANQLDKDHAKEYKRSRQEIKRKSLDTIKLQKKARKGRGNLRPQLDSAMQDVSDMYLLMEETEKQAVRRALLEERGRYCTFINMLQPVVNVEIAMLGEITHLQAIVDDLTVLTEDPHKLPPASEQVIRDLKGSDYSWSYQTPPSSPSSTGSRKSSMCSLLQMPSAGAHRLSSVSSHDSGFVSQDANTHSKPPSPMPSDITSQKSTSSASSEASETCQSVSECNSPTAFGSCSSFGTFRPAFSHTGTIRPLSVILPASPTFNHSPGSNTPSPTSKIPSWKDWAKSSSCEPSLASTLHRRRESVDKMRELEAPPSPLGYSVMQADDPHRARIGPGTIAAKHGEPLSPAASTLAMVLTRGLSMEQQKSSRDSLQYSSGYSTQTNTPSCSEDTIPSQGSDYECYSLNGDADSEGQADFDKSSTIPRHSNIAQSYRRMIQTKRPASTAGLPAGKTLQGTPNGAGGSSSGAITSGTATIRRTPSSKTGVRRTPSTSGPIPIRPPIVPVKTPTVPDSPGYASPSQYRMGSEEFIYGDDPSSSDYMRGSPKRMSLPDNAWGCGGGGGADRTVYAQQAPSMVSHSAEEDPLLAANRHSLVEKIGELAASAHALGEGHFPFRSSLPGDQALCAPQEPSPMAQEDMDMLVSIRRGVKLRKAVTDDRSAPRILR from the exons ATGGAGTCGGTGGAGAAGGAGTGTGGAGCGCTGGGTGGATTATTCCAGGCCATCGTAAACGACATGAAG AGCTCTTACCCTGTGTGGGAAGACTTCAGTGCCAAGGCCACAAAACTGCACTCTCAACTCAG GACCACAATTCTGGCAGCAGTGGCCTTTTTAGATGCCTTTCAGAAGGTGGCGGACATGGCTACCAACTCTAGAG GTGCCACCAGGGATGTCGGCTCAGCTTTGACGAGGATGTGCATGCGACACCGAAGCATTGAGGCAAAATTACGCCACTTCACAAA TGCTCTTATGGAAGGCCTGGTTACGCCACTCCAGGACAGAATAGAGGAATGGAAGAAGACAGCTAATCAGCTGGACAAAGACCATGCCAAAG AGTACAAGCGGTCTCGTCAGGAAATTAAAAGGAAGTCGCTAGATACCATAAAACTGCAGAAGAAAGCAAGGAAAG GCCGGGGAAACCTGCGCCCCCAGCTGGACAGTGCCATGCAGGATGTCAGTGACATGTACCTGCtgatggaggagacagagaagcagGCAGTGCGCAGGGCTCTCCTGGAAGAGAGAGGCCGTTACTGTACATTCATTAACATGCTGCAGCCTGTGGTG AATGTAGAGATTGCTATGCTGGGAGAGATAACACATTTACAGGCAATTGTTGATGACCTCACTGTGCTGACTGAAGACCCACACAAGCTGCCACCAGCCAGTGAGCAG GTGATACGGGACCTGAAAGGGTCTGACTATAGCTGGTCCTACCAGACGCCTCCTTCCTCCCCCAGCAGCACTGGCTCCAGGAAGAGCAGCATGTGCAG TCTCCTCCAGATGCCCTCTGCAGGAGCACATCGGCTCAGCAGCGTCTCCTCTCATGACTCAGGCTTTGTGTCCCAGGATGCCAACACCCACTCTAAGCCTCCGTCGCCCATGCCCTCTGACATCACCAGTCAG AAATCAACAAGCTCAGCCTCCTCTGAGGCTTCAGAAACCTGCCAGTCTGTCAGCGAGTGCAACTCTCCTACAGCG TTTGGCTCATGCTCATCCTTCGGTACCTTTCGCCCTGCTTTCTCTCACACTGGCACCATCAGGCCTCTCTCTGTCATACTTCCTGCGTCCCCCACATTTAACCACTCCCCTGGATCCAACACCCCCTCACCCACATCAAAGATTCCTAGCTGGAAG GACTGGGCCAAATCGAGTTCCTGTGAGCCCTCGTTGGCTAGCACTCTGCACCGTAGGAGGGAGTCTGTGGATAAGATGAGAGAACTTGAAGCTCCACCCAGTCCACTGGGGTATTCTGTGATGCAAGCAGATGATCCCCACCGAGCTAGAATTGGTCCAGGAACTATTGCAGCCAAG CATGGCGAGCCGCTCTCTCCAGCAGCCAGTACTCTAGCTATGGTTCTGACCAGAGGCTTGAGTATGGAGCAGCAAAAGAGCAGCAGGGACTCACTGCAGTACTCCAGTGGCTACAGCACACAGACCAACACCCCCTCTTGCTCTGAGGACACTATACCCTCACAAG GTTCTGATTATGAATGCTACTCGCTCAATGGAGATGCTGACAGTGAAGGACAGGCCGACTTTGACAAGTCCTCCACTATCCCACGACACAGTAACATCGCTCAGAGCTATCGCCGTATGATCCAAACAAAGAGGCCTGCCAGCACAGCAGGTCTGCCTGCAGGTAAGACCCTGCAGGGAACTCCAAATGGAGCAGGGGGGAGCAGCTCTGGAGCAATCACCTCTGGGACAGCCACCATTCGCCGAACACCGTCCTCCAAAACTGGAGTTAGACGCACGCCCTCTACGTCCGGCCCCATTCCCATCCGGCCCCCTATTGTGCCAGTTAAGACCCCAACAGTGCCAGATTCCCCGGGGTATGCCAGCCCTTCGCAGTATCGCATGGGCAGCGAGGAGTTTATATATGGTGACGACCCATCTAGTAGTGACTACATGAGGGGTTCTCCAAAGCGGATGAGCCTCCCTGACAATGCTTGgggctgtggaggaggaggaggggcggaCAGGACTGTGTATGCCCAGCAGGCCCCCAGCATGGTATCCCACAGCGCTGAGGAGGACCCTCTGCTCGCTGCCAACCGTCATAGCCTGGTGGAGAAGATAGGGGAGTTGGCAGCCAGCGCCCACGCCCTCGGTGAGGGTCATTTCCCCTTCCGAAGCTCACTGCCAGGGGATCAGGCTCTGTGTGCGCCCCAGGAGCCGTCCCCTATGGCCCAGGAGGACATGGATATGCTGGTGTCAATACGTCGGGGGGTAAAGCTCCGCAAGGCGGTGACTGACGACAGGTCGGCTCCCAGGATTCTGCGGTAG
- the mtss1la gene encoding MTSS I-BAR domain containing 2a isoform X2: MESVEKECGALGGLFQAIVNDMKSSYPVWEDFSAKATKLHSQLRTTILAAVAFLDAFQKVADMATNSRGATRDVGSALTRMCMRHRSIEAKLRHFTNALMEGLVTPLQDRIEEWKKTANQLDKDHAKEYKRSRQEIKRKSLDTIKLQKKARKGRGNLRPQLDSAMQDVSDMYLLMEETEKQAVRRALLEERGRYCTFINMLQPVVNVEIAMLGEITHLQAIVDDLTVLTEDPHKLPPASEQVIRDLKGSDYSWSYQTPPSSPSSTGSRKSSMCSLLQMPSAGAHRLSSVSSHDSGFVSQDANTHSKPPSPMPSDITSQKSTSSASSEASETCQSVSECNSPTADWAKSSSCEPSLASTLHRRRESVDKMRELEAPPSPLGYSVMQADDPHRARIGPGTIAAKHGEPLSPAASTLAMVLTRGLSMEQQKSSRDSLQYSSGYSTQTNTPSCSEDTIPSQGSDYECYSLNGDADSEGQADFDKSSTIPRHSNIAQSYRRMIQTKRPASTAGLPAGKTLQGTPNGAGGSSSGAITSGTATIRRTPSSKTGVRRTPSTSGPIPIRPPIVPVKTPTVPDSPGYASPSQYRMGSEEFIYGDDPSSSDYMRGSPKRMSLPDNAWGCGGGGGADRTVYAQQAPSMVSHSAEEDPLLAANRHSLVEKIGELAASAHALGEGHFPFRSSLPGDQALCAPQEPSPMAQEDMDMLVSIRRGVKLRKAVTDDRSAPRILR; the protein is encoded by the exons ATGGAGTCGGTGGAGAAGGAGTGTGGAGCGCTGGGTGGATTATTCCAGGCCATCGTAAACGACATGAAG AGCTCTTACCCTGTGTGGGAAGACTTCAGTGCCAAGGCCACAAAACTGCACTCTCAACTCAG GACCACAATTCTGGCAGCAGTGGCCTTTTTAGATGCCTTTCAGAAGGTGGCGGACATGGCTACCAACTCTAGAG GTGCCACCAGGGATGTCGGCTCAGCTTTGACGAGGATGTGCATGCGACACCGAAGCATTGAGGCAAAATTACGCCACTTCACAAA TGCTCTTATGGAAGGCCTGGTTACGCCACTCCAGGACAGAATAGAGGAATGGAAGAAGACAGCTAATCAGCTGGACAAAGACCATGCCAAAG AGTACAAGCGGTCTCGTCAGGAAATTAAAAGGAAGTCGCTAGATACCATAAAACTGCAGAAGAAAGCAAGGAAAG GCCGGGGAAACCTGCGCCCCCAGCTGGACAGTGCCATGCAGGATGTCAGTGACATGTACCTGCtgatggaggagacagagaagcagGCAGTGCGCAGGGCTCTCCTGGAAGAGAGAGGCCGTTACTGTACATTCATTAACATGCTGCAGCCTGTGGTG AATGTAGAGATTGCTATGCTGGGAGAGATAACACATTTACAGGCAATTGTTGATGACCTCACTGTGCTGACTGAAGACCCACACAAGCTGCCACCAGCCAGTGAGCAG GTGATACGGGACCTGAAAGGGTCTGACTATAGCTGGTCCTACCAGACGCCTCCTTCCTCCCCCAGCAGCACTGGCTCCAGGAAGAGCAGCATGTGCAG TCTCCTCCAGATGCCCTCTGCAGGAGCACATCGGCTCAGCAGCGTCTCCTCTCATGACTCAGGCTTTGTGTCCCAGGATGCCAACACCCACTCTAAGCCTCCGTCGCCCATGCCCTCTGACATCACCAGTCAG AAATCAACAAGCTCAGCCTCCTCTGAGGCTTCAGAAACCTGCCAGTCTGTCAGCGAGTGCAACTCTCCTACAGCG GACTGGGCCAAATCGAGTTCCTGTGAGCCCTCGTTGGCTAGCACTCTGCACCGTAGGAGGGAGTCTGTGGATAAGATGAGAGAACTTGAAGCTCCACCCAGTCCACTGGGGTATTCTGTGATGCAAGCAGATGATCCCCACCGAGCTAGAATTGGTCCAGGAACTATTGCAGCCAAG CATGGCGAGCCGCTCTCTCCAGCAGCCAGTACTCTAGCTATGGTTCTGACCAGAGGCTTGAGTATGGAGCAGCAAAAGAGCAGCAGGGACTCACTGCAGTACTCCAGTGGCTACAGCACACAGACCAACACCCCCTCTTGCTCTGAGGACACTATACCCTCACAAG GTTCTGATTATGAATGCTACTCGCTCAATGGAGATGCTGACAGTGAAGGACAGGCCGACTTTGACAAGTCCTCCACTATCCCACGACACAGTAACATCGCTCAGAGCTATCGCCGTATGATCCAAACAAAGAGGCCTGCCAGCACAGCAGGTCTGCCTGCAGGTAAGACCCTGCAGGGAACTCCAAATGGAGCAGGGGGGAGCAGCTCTGGAGCAATCACCTCTGGGACAGCCACCATTCGCCGAACACCGTCCTCCAAAACTGGAGTTAGACGCACGCCCTCTACGTCCGGCCCCATTCCCATCCGGCCCCCTATTGTGCCAGTTAAGACCCCAACAGTGCCAGATTCCCCGGGGTATGCCAGCCCTTCGCAGTATCGCATGGGCAGCGAGGAGTTTATATATGGTGACGACCCATCTAGTAGTGACTACATGAGGGGTTCTCCAAAGCGGATGAGCCTCCCTGACAATGCTTGgggctgtggaggaggaggaggggcggaCAGGACTGTGTATGCCCAGCAGGCCCCCAGCATGGTATCCCACAGCGCTGAGGAGGACCCTCTGCTCGCTGCCAACCGTCATAGCCTGGTGGAGAAGATAGGGGAGTTGGCAGCCAGCGCCCACGCCCTCGGTGAGGGTCATTTCCCCTTCCGAAGCTCACTGCCAGGGGATCAGGCTCTGTGTGCGCCCCAGGAGCCGTCCCCTATGGCCCAGGAGGACATGGATATGCTGGTGTCAATACGTCGGGGGGTAAAGCTCCGCAAGGCGGTGACTGACGACAGGTCGGCTCCCAGGATTCTGCGGTAG
- the mtss1la gene encoding MTSS I-BAR domain containing 2a isoform X3, with the protein MESVEKECGALGGLFQAIVNDMKSSYPVWEDFSAKATKLHSQLRTTILAAVAFLDAFQKVADMATNSRGATRDVGSALTRMCMRHRSIEAKLRHFTNALMEGLVTPLQDRIEEWKKTANQLDKDHAKEYKRSRQEIKRKSLDTIKLQKKARKGRGNLRPQLDSAMQDVSDMYLLMEETEKQAVRRALLEERGRYCTFINMLQPVVNVEIAMLGEITHLQAIVDDLTVLTEDPHKLPPASEQVIRDLKGSDYSWSYQTPPSSPSSTGSRKSSMCSLLQMPSAGAHRLSSVSSHDSGFVSQDANTHSKPPSPMPSDITSQDWAKSSSCEPSLASTLHRRRESVDKMRELEAPPSPLGYSVMQADDPHRARIGPGTIAAKHGEPLSPAASTLAMVLTRGLSMEQQKSSRDSLQYSSGYSTQTNTPSCSEDTIPSQGSDYECYSLNGDADSEGQADFDKSSTIPRHSNIAQSYRRMIQTKRPASTAGLPAGKTLQGTPNGAGGSSSGAITSGTATIRRTPSSKTGVRRTPSTSGPIPIRPPIVPVKTPTVPDSPGYASPSQYRMGSEEFIYGDDPSSSDYMRGSPKRMSLPDNAWGCGGGGGADRTVYAQQAPSMVSHSAEEDPLLAANRHSLVEKIGELAASAHALGEGHFPFRSSLPGDQALCAPQEPSPMAQEDMDMLVSIRRGVKLRKAVTDDRSAPRILR; encoded by the exons ATGGAGTCGGTGGAGAAGGAGTGTGGAGCGCTGGGTGGATTATTCCAGGCCATCGTAAACGACATGAAG AGCTCTTACCCTGTGTGGGAAGACTTCAGTGCCAAGGCCACAAAACTGCACTCTCAACTCAG GACCACAATTCTGGCAGCAGTGGCCTTTTTAGATGCCTTTCAGAAGGTGGCGGACATGGCTACCAACTCTAGAG GTGCCACCAGGGATGTCGGCTCAGCTTTGACGAGGATGTGCATGCGACACCGAAGCATTGAGGCAAAATTACGCCACTTCACAAA TGCTCTTATGGAAGGCCTGGTTACGCCACTCCAGGACAGAATAGAGGAATGGAAGAAGACAGCTAATCAGCTGGACAAAGACCATGCCAAAG AGTACAAGCGGTCTCGTCAGGAAATTAAAAGGAAGTCGCTAGATACCATAAAACTGCAGAAGAAAGCAAGGAAAG GCCGGGGAAACCTGCGCCCCCAGCTGGACAGTGCCATGCAGGATGTCAGTGACATGTACCTGCtgatggaggagacagagaagcagGCAGTGCGCAGGGCTCTCCTGGAAGAGAGAGGCCGTTACTGTACATTCATTAACATGCTGCAGCCTGTGGTG AATGTAGAGATTGCTATGCTGGGAGAGATAACACATTTACAGGCAATTGTTGATGACCTCACTGTGCTGACTGAAGACCCACACAAGCTGCCACCAGCCAGTGAGCAG GTGATACGGGACCTGAAAGGGTCTGACTATAGCTGGTCCTACCAGACGCCTCCTTCCTCCCCCAGCAGCACTGGCTCCAGGAAGAGCAGCATGTGCAG TCTCCTCCAGATGCCCTCTGCAGGAGCACATCGGCTCAGCAGCGTCTCCTCTCATGACTCAGGCTTTGTGTCCCAGGATGCCAACACCCACTCTAAGCCTCCGTCGCCCATGCCCTCTGACATCACCAGTCAG GACTGGGCCAAATCGAGTTCCTGTGAGCCCTCGTTGGCTAGCACTCTGCACCGTAGGAGGGAGTCTGTGGATAAGATGAGAGAACTTGAAGCTCCACCCAGTCCACTGGGGTATTCTGTGATGCAAGCAGATGATCCCCACCGAGCTAGAATTGGTCCAGGAACTATTGCAGCCAAG CATGGCGAGCCGCTCTCTCCAGCAGCCAGTACTCTAGCTATGGTTCTGACCAGAGGCTTGAGTATGGAGCAGCAAAAGAGCAGCAGGGACTCACTGCAGTACTCCAGTGGCTACAGCACACAGACCAACACCCCCTCTTGCTCTGAGGACACTATACCCTCACAAG GTTCTGATTATGAATGCTACTCGCTCAATGGAGATGCTGACAGTGAAGGACAGGCCGACTTTGACAAGTCCTCCACTATCCCACGACACAGTAACATCGCTCAGAGCTATCGCCGTATGATCCAAACAAAGAGGCCTGCCAGCACAGCAGGTCTGCCTGCAGGTAAGACCCTGCAGGGAACTCCAAATGGAGCAGGGGGGAGCAGCTCTGGAGCAATCACCTCTGGGACAGCCACCATTCGCCGAACACCGTCCTCCAAAACTGGAGTTAGACGCACGCCCTCTACGTCCGGCCCCATTCCCATCCGGCCCCCTATTGTGCCAGTTAAGACCCCAACAGTGCCAGATTCCCCGGGGTATGCCAGCCCTTCGCAGTATCGCATGGGCAGCGAGGAGTTTATATATGGTGACGACCCATCTAGTAGTGACTACATGAGGGGTTCTCCAAAGCGGATGAGCCTCCCTGACAATGCTTGgggctgtggaggaggaggaggggcggaCAGGACTGTGTATGCCCAGCAGGCCCCCAGCATGGTATCCCACAGCGCTGAGGAGGACCCTCTGCTCGCTGCCAACCGTCATAGCCTGGTGGAGAAGATAGGGGAGTTGGCAGCCAGCGCCCACGCCCTCGGTGAGGGTCATTTCCCCTTCCGAAGCTCACTGCCAGGGGATCAGGCTCTGTGTGCGCCCCAGGAGCCGTCCCCTATGGCCCAGGAGGACATGGATATGCTGGTGTCAATACGTCGGGGGGTAAAGCTCCGCAAGGCGGTGACTGACGACAGGTCGGCTCCCAGGATTCTGCGGTAG